One genomic region from Chelmon rostratus isolate fCheRos1 chromosome 11, fCheRos1.pri, whole genome shotgun sequence encodes:
- the LOC121614272 gene encoding transmembrane protein 121, translating to MVPPPPTNKPHVCLSTILIMSSMALIDAYLVEQNHGPRKIGICIMVMVGDICFLIILRYVAVWVGAEVRTAKRGYAMILWFLYIFVLEIKVYFVYQNYKADRKSLDALARKALTLLLSICIPVLFVVLVAIDHMEYVRAFKKREEIRNRLFWVVVDLLDILDIQANLWEPQKKGLPLWAEGLMFFYCYILLLVLPCVSLSEISMQGINIVPHKMLLYPILSLVTINIITLFIRGGNMILYRDARVSGILIGKNILAIILKTCSFVQYRRQLQNASPGFGVELQKNSVAHARPAPTPPQVVMQDQTPLPEVTTCEHT from the coding sequence ATGGTACCTCCACCTCCCACCAACAAGCCCCATGTGTGCCTTTCCACCATCCTGATCATGAGCAGCATGGCTCTGATTGACGCCTACCTGGTGGAGCAGAACCACGGACCACGCAAGATTGGCATCTGCATCATGGTGATGGTGGGAGACATCTGCTTCCTGATCATCTTGCGTTACGTGGCAGTGTGGGTGGGTGCTGAGGTACGCACGGCTAAGCGCGGCTACGCCATGATCCTCTGGTTCCTTTACATCTTTGTGCTGGAGATCAAGGTCTACTTTGTGTATCAAAACTACAAGGCGGACAGGAAGAGCCTGGATGCTCTCGCCAGGAAAGCGTTGACGTTGCTGCTGTCCATTTGCATCCCAGTGCTGTTTGTGGTTCTGGTTGCTATCGACCATATGGAGTACGTTCGCGCCTTCAAGAAGCGCGAGGAGATCCGTAATCGCCTCTTTTGGGTGGTGGTGGACTTGCTGGACATACTGGACATCCAAGCCAACCTATGGGAGCCTCAAAAGAAGGGGCTTCCTTTGTGGGCGGAGGGCCTGATGTTCTTCTACTGCTACATCCTTCTGCTCGTGCTGCCCTGCGTGTCCTTGAGCGAGATCAGCATGCAGGGCATCAACATCGTGCCCCACAAGATGCTCCTGTACCCCATCCTCAGCCTGGTCACCATCAATATCATCACCCTGTTCATCCGCGGGGGGAACATGATTCTGTACAGGGACGCCAGGGTATCCGGGATCCTGATAGGAAAGAACATCCTGGCCATCATCCTAAAGACCTGCAGCTTTGTGCAGTACAGGAGACAGTTGCAGAATGCTTCTCCTGGCTTCGGGGTGGAGCTGCAGAAAAACTCGGTGGCCCACGCTCGCCctgcccccacccctccccaAGTGGTCATGCAGGACCAGACGCCCCTCCCCGAGGTGACGACGTGTGAACACACATGA